From Bdellovibrio sp. KM01:
CCCATGAGATTAAAAATCCTCTGACACCCATTAAGCTTTCCGCGGAACGCCTGCAAAGAAAGTTTGGTGCTTCGATTACGGATCCGGCATTCAGTGAATGTACGACCATGATCGTAAAACAAGTGGATGGTTTAAAAAATCTGGTGAACGAGTTCAGTAACTTTGCTCGTCTTCCGCAGGCTCGTCCCGTGGTTGCGAATTTCAACAGCGTAGTTGAGGAATCCCTGGGGCTTTATCGCCAGGCTCATCCAAATGTCAGTTTTGATTTTAAACCTGATACAGAGTTGCCGGAATTCAAATTCGACCCCGATCAATTCCGCCGTGTCCTGGTGAATCTTGTGGATAACGCTGTGGCTGCTGTGGCTAAAGAACCACAACCCGCCGTCCAAATAGCCACACTTTATTCAAAAGACATCAAAACCATGCGAATGACAGTGGCTGACAATGGAGACGGGGTGTCAGCAGAGCAAAGAAACCGCATTTTTGAACCGTACTACTCTACAAAAGAGGGCGGAACTGGTTTAGGCTTACCTATCGTAAAAAGAATCATCGAAGACCATAATGGATTCATTCGTGCGACAGCCAATGATCCAAAAGGTTTAAAACTGGTGATCGAGATCCCTGTAAACGAAGTGGGCGCTTGGAAGCCCTCTGAAGAATAGAAAGAAGGTCCGTGATGACGGCTCTATCGACTAAAATTCTGATTATTGACGACGAAGCGCCAATTCGTGATGTGCTTTCAGCCTCTTTAAAGGATGAAGGCTATCAAGTATTTCTCGCACACGACGGGGAGTCGGGTCTGCAAGCGATCAAAGACGTTCAGCCAGACGTTGTCTTCCAAGACATCTGGATGCCGGGTAAATTCGATGGTATCGAGGTGTTGACTCGTGCTCGCAAAGAATTCCCGAATGTTGAGTTCGTGATGATCTCTGGTCACGGAACAATCGAAACAGCGGTTAAGGCAACTAAGCTGGGCGCATGGGATTTCATCGAAAAGCCGCTTTCAATGGATAAAATCCTTATCGTGATTTCAAACATCCTAAGCTTCCAGCAAGCAAAAGAAGAGAAATCACTTCTATTGAACAAGCTTCGTAAATCCATCGCTCTTGTGGGCGAAGCACCTTCGATCGTAGCAACCAAGCAAGTGATTGCCCGCGTGGCTCCGACGAACTCCTGGGTTTTGATCCAAGGGGAAGCGGGCACAGGTAAAGAGCTTGTCGCACAAAACATCCACTACCTTAGCGCTCGCGCGAGCCGTCCGTTTGTTGAAATCAACTGCGGTGGTATTCCTGAAGATCTTTTGGAATCAGAAATCTTCGGTATTGAAAAAGGCGCAATGCCAGGGGTGGATCGCGCGAAAAAAGGTAAATTGGACCTCGCTCAAGGTGGAACTTTGTACATCGCTGAAATCAGCGAAATGAATAAAGACGCCCAAGCGAAACTTTTGACTTATCTTGATGACAAAAAATACCGCCGTGTCGGTGGGTCGGAAACTATTGAAAATGATGTGCGCGTGATCGCGGCGTCTTCTAAAGACCTGGATAAAGAAGTTAAAGAAGGCCGCTTCCGCGAAGATCTTTACTATCGTCTGAACGTGATTCCCTTCCGTGTACCGGCTCTTCGCGAGCATCCGGAAGACATCCCGGTTCTGGTTTCTTTCTTCTCTGATAACGTCGCTCGCGAAAGCGGTTTCCCTAAAAAAGCCATCAGTGAACAAGCTATGAACAAGATGCTTTCTCACCAATGGACGGGGAACGTACGCGAACTTAAAAACTTTATCGAACGCGTATACATCCTGACTCCCGGGGAATTCGTCGACGTTCATGACTTGCGTTTTGCAGGTTTGATCGACAAAGACGATGAAAAAGGTTTTGAGATGCAAGACCTGTCTACGTTCCGCGATGCCCGCGCGCAGTTCGAAAAGGAATACCTTCTTCGCAAGATCAACGAAAACGGCGGCAATATTTCGAAAACCGCTGAAGTGATCGGCCTTGAAAGAAGTTACTTGCACAGAAAAATTAAAGCCTACGGAATTGATACAAAAGACATTTAAGGAATAGCACATGTCAGATACAGCAATTAAA
This genomic window contains:
- a CDS encoding sigma-54 dependent transcriptional regulator — encoded protein: MTALSTKILIIDDEAPIRDVLSASLKDEGYQVFLAHDGESGLQAIKDVQPDVVFQDIWMPGKFDGIEVLTRARKEFPNVEFVMISGHGTIETAVKATKLGAWDFIEKPLSMDKILIVISNILSFQQAKEEKSLLLNKLRKSIALVGEAPSIVATKQVIARVAPTNSWVLIQGEAGTGKELVAQNIHYLSARASRPFVEINCGGIPEDLLESEIFGIEKGAMPGVDRAKKGKLDLAQGGTLYIAEISEMNKDAQAKLLTYLDDKKYRRVGGSETIENDVRVIAASSKDLDKEVKEGRFREDLYYRLNVIPFRVPALREHPEDIPVLVSFFSDNVARESGFPKKAISEQAMNKMLSHQWTGNVRELKNFIERVYILTPGEFVDVHDLRFAGLIDKDDEKGFEMQDLSTFRDARAQFEKEYLLRKINENGGNISKTAEVIGLERSYLHRKIKAYGIDTKDI